One stretch of Molothrus ater isolate BHLD 08-10-18 breed brown headed cowbird unplaced genomic scaffold, BPBGC_Mater_1.1 matUn_MA552, whole genome shotgun sequence DNA includes these proteins:
- the LOC129047084 gene encoding BCL-6 corepressor-like protein 1 yields the protein MQKGIHQIAAAGRLLAPGLHQPLVPVSVPVSVPVSVSVSVPVSVSVPVSVPVSVPVSVSVSVPVSVSVPVSVSVSVPVSVPVSVPVSVPVSVPVSVSVSMPVSVSVSVPVSVSVPVSVSVPVSVSVPVSVSVSVPVPVPVPPRPSLRLRPVPSRPAAVPARRAPAPAPAPAPAPVPTRPSAPAPGRP from the exons ATGCAGAAAG GGATCCACCAGATCGCCGCTGCTGGGAGGCTTTTGGCCCCGGGGCTCCATCAGCCGCTGGTGCCGGTGTCGGTGCCGGTGTCGGTGCCGGTGTCGGTATCGGTGTCGGTCCCGGTGTCGGTGTCGGTGCCAGTGTCGGTCCCGGTGTCGGTGCCGGTGTCGGTATCGGTGTCGGTGCCGGTGTCGGTGTCGGTGCCGGTGTCGGTATCGGTGTCGGTCCCGGTGTCGGTGCCAGTGTCGGTCCCGGTGTCGGTCCCGGTGTCGGTCCCGGTGTCGGTGTCGGTGTCGATGCCGGTGTCGGTATCGGTGTCGGTGCCGGTGTCGGTGTCGGTCCCGGTGTCGGTGTCGGTGCCGGTGTCGGTGTCGGTGCCGGTGTCGGTATCGGTGTCGGTGCCggtcccggtgccggtcccGCCCCGTCCCTCGCTGCGGCTCCGCCCCGTCCCCTCCCGTCCCGCCGCCgtccccgcccgccgcgctcccg ccccagccccggccccggcgccggCCCCGGTCCCGACCCGCCCCTCGGCGCCCGCCCCGGGCCGCCCATAA
- the LOC118700326 gene encoding Na(+)/H(+) exchange regulatory cofactor NHE-RF2-like isoform X2, producing MAKDQLKPRLCRMLKGESGYGFHLHGEKGKSGQFIRKVEPGSPAEAAGLRAGDRVVEVNGLNVEQETHHQVVQRIKAVETETRLLVVDKETDEYLCSLRLTCTEDMVHNGILLGSAVPPAKGLPSDNGELWKPQLDLSGGSLQRHSHSFSSHGSRKDLNGQKELCPRLCHLKKGPNGYGFNLHSEKSRPGQFIRSVDPDSPAARAGLRPQDRLVEVNGINVEGLRHSEVVSHIKARESEARLLVVDPETDEYFKKLGVTPTEEHSKGVPPQPMTNGSAQTQLNGGSTSSSHSDLQSPGKESEDGDTDKKDPFEESGLSLSPTAAEAKEKVRAKRVKKRAPQMDWNKKREIFSNF from the exons ATGGCCAAGGACCAGCTGAAGCCGCGGCTGTGCCGAATGCTCAAGGGGGAGAGCGGCTACGGCTTCCACCTGCACGGCGAGAAGGGCAAGAGCGGCCAGTTCATCCGCAAAGTGGAGCCCGGCTCGCCCGCCGAGGCGGCGGGGCTGCGCGCCGGGGACCGCGTCGTGGAGGTGAACGGGCTCAACGTGGAGCAGGAGACGCATCACCAG GTGGTGCAGCGCATCAAGGCCGTGGAGACGGAGACGCGGCTGCTGGTGGTGGACAAGGAGACGGACGAGTACCTGTGCAGCCTGCGGCTCACCTGCACCGAGGACATGGTGCACAACGGGATCCTGCTGGGCTCGGCAGTGCCCCCTGCCAAGGGCCTGCCCAGCGACAACGGCGAGCTCTGGAAGCCACAGCTGGATCTGAGCGGGGGCAGCCTCCAGAGGCATtcccacagcttctcctcccacggcagcaggaag GACCTGAACGGCCAGAAGGAGCTGTGCCCACGCCTGTGCCACCTGAAGAAAGGCCCCAATGGCTACGGCTTCAACCTGCACAGCGAGAAGTCGCGGCCGGGGCAGTTCATCCGCTCCGTGGATCCCGACTCGCCCGCAGCCAGGGCAGGCCTGCGGCCCCAGGACCGCCTGGTGGAG gtgaacgGGATAAACGTGGAGGGGCTGCGGCACTCGGAGGTCGTGTCCCACATCAAGGCCAGGGAGAGCGAGGccaggctgctggtggtggACCCCGAGACAGACGAGTACTTCAAGAAGCTGGGGGTGACCCCCACGGAGGAGCACAGCAAAG gtgtgccaccccagcccatGACAAATGGATCTGCACAGACCCAG ctGAACGGGGGATCCACATCTTCATCTCACAGCgacctgcagagccctggcaagGAATCCGAg GACGGTGACACGGACAAGAAGGACCCGTTTGAGGAGAGTGGGCTGAGCCTGAGCCCCACGGCGGCCGAGGCCAAGGAGAAGGTGAGGGCCAAGCGTGTGAAGAAGCGAGCGCCGCAGATGGACTGGAACAAGAAACGGGAGATTTTCAGCAATttctga
- the LOC118700326 gene encoding Na(+)/H(+) exchange regulatory cofactor NHE-RF2-like isoform X1 has product MAKDQLKPRLCRMLKGESGYGFHLHGEKGKSGQFIRKVEPGSPAEAAGLRAGDRVVEVNGLNVEQETHHQVVQRIKAVETETRLLVVDKETDEYLCSLRLTCTEDMVHNGILLGSAVPPAKGLPSDNGELWKPQLDLSGGSLQRHSHSFSSHGSRKQDLNGQKELCPRLCHLKKGPNGYGFNLHSEKSRPGQFIRSVDPDSPAARAGLRPQDRLVEVNGINVEGLRHSEVVSHIKARESEARLLVVDPETDEYFKKLGVTPTEEHSKGVPPQPMTNGSAQTQLNGGSTSSSHSDLQSPGKESEDGDTDKKDPFEESGLSLSPTAAEAKEKVRAKRVKKRAPQMDWNKKREIFSNF; this is encoded by the exons ATGGCCAAGGACCAGCTGAAGCCGCGGCTGTGCCGAATGCTCAAGGGGGAGAGCGGCTACGGCTTCCACCTGCACGGCGAGAAGGGCAAGAGCGGCCAGTTCATCCGCAAAGTGGAGCCCGGCTCGCCCGCCGAGGCGGCGGGGCTGCGCGCCGGGGACCGCGTCGTGGAGGTGAACGGGCTCAACGTGGAGCAGGAGACGCATCACCAG GTGGTGCAGCGCATCAAGGCCGTGGAGACGGAGACGCGGCTGCTGGTGGTGGACAAGGAGACGGACGAGTACCTGTGCAGCCTGCGGCTCACCTGCACCGAGGACATGGTGCACAACGGGATCCTGCTGGGCTCGGCAGTGCCCCCTGCCAAGGGCCTGCCCAGCGACAACGGCGAGCTCTGGAAGCCACAGCTGGATCTGAGCGGGGGCAGCCTCCAGAGGCATtcccacagcttctcctcccacggcagcaggaag CAGGACCTGAACGGCCAGAAGGAGCTGTGCCCACGCCTGTGCCACCTGAAGAAAGGCCCCAATGGCTACGGCTTCAACCTGCACAGCGAGAAGTCGCGGCCGGGGCAGTTCATCCGCTCCGTGGATCCCGACTCGCCCGCAGCCAGGGCAGGCCTGCGGCCCCAGGACCGCCTGGTGGAG gtgaacgGGATAAACGTGGAGGGGCTGCGGCACTCGGAGGTCGTGTCCCACATCAAGGCCAGGGAGAGCGAGGccaggctgctggtggtggACCCCGAGACAGACGAGTACTTCAAGAAGCTGGGGGTGACCCCCACGGAGGAGCACAGCAAAG gtgtgccaccccagcccatGACAAATGGATCTGCACAGACCCAG ctGAACGGGGGATCCACATCTTCATCTCACAGCgacctgcagagccctggcaagGAATCCGAg GACGGTGACACGGACAAGAAGGACCCGTTTGAGGAGAGTGGGCTGAGCCTGAGCCCCACGGCGGCCGAGGCCAAGGAGAAGGTGAGGGCCAAGCGTGTGAAGAAGCGAGCGCCGCAGATGGACTGGAACAAGAAACGGGAGATTTTCAGCAATttctga